From Candidatus Eisenbacteria bacterium, a single genomic window includes:
- the gdhA gene encoding NADP-specific glutamate dehydrogenase, whose amino-acid sequence MSKSIADFMAAIKAKNPAEPEFHQAVEEVTESVWPVLEKRPEYRKAKIFERICEPERVILFRVPWVDDKGEVQVNRGFRIEMNSAIGPYKGGLRFHPSVNLGILKFLAFEQVLKNSLTTLPMGGGKGGSDFDPKGKSDLEVMRFTQSFMSELFRHIGANTDVPAGDIGVGGREIGFLFGQYKRLRNEFVGVLTGKGLNWGGSLIRPEATGYGSVYFAAEMLSTRGQTLEGKTCLVSGSGNVSQYTIQKLLDMGAKVVTMSDSSGCIYDEAGFTREKLAFAMDLKNNRRGRIKEYADKFPNVVYTPTDPNRDCDPLWNHKADCAFPSATQNEINEKDAANLLKNGVYVVSEGANMPTVPGGVEHFIEAKILYGPGKAANAGGVAVSGLEMSQNSLRLSWTREEVDKRLQGIMKNIHAACVAASAEFGTPGNYVNGANIAGFLKVADTMLDQGVV is encoded by the coding sequence ATGTCGAAATCAATCGCTGACTTCATGGCGGCAATCAAAGCAAAGAACCCGGCGGAGCCGGAATTCCACCAGGCTGTTGAAGAGGTCACGGAGTCGGTGTGGCCCGTCCTCGAGAAACGGCCCGAATACCGCAAGGCGAAGATTTTTGAGCGGATCTGCGAGCCTGAGCGGGTAATTCTGTTCCGGGTACCCTGGGTTGATGATAAAGGTGAGGTTCAGGTCAATCGCGGATTCCGCATTGAGATGAACAGCGCGATCGGCCCCTATAAGGGCGGCCTCCGCTTCCACCCCAGCGTCAATCTTGGAATCCTTAAGTTCTTGGCCTTCGAGCAGGTCCTCAAGAACAGCCTCACAACGCTACCCATGGGCGGCGGTAAGGGCGGCTCCGATTTTGATCCCAAGGGCAAATCTGATCTCGAGGTTATGAGATTCACCCAGAGCTTCATGTCGGAATTGTTCCGGCACATCGGAGCCAACACGGATGTTCCCGCGGGCGACATCGGCGTCGGCGGCCGTGAAATCGGTTTCCTCTTCGGTCAGTACAAAAGGCTCCGGAACGAGTTTGTGGGCGTTTTGACCGGCAAGGGCCTCAACTGGGGCGGCAGCCTCATTCGTCCGGAAGCCACCGGTTATGGCTCGGTCTATTTCGCCGCTGAGATGCTCAGCACGCGCGGCCAGACACTCGAAGGCAAGACCTGCCTCGTCTCCGGCAGCGGAAATGTTTCCCAGTATACAATACAGAAACTCCTGGATATGGGCGCCAAGGTCGTCACCATGTCCGACTCCAGCGGCTGCATTTATGACGAAGCCGGTTTCACTCGCGAGAAACTCGCCTTTGCCATGGATCTCAAGAACAACCGGCGTGGCCGGATCAAAGAGTACGCCGATAAGTTTCCCAATGTCGTCTACACCCCGACCGATCCCAATCGGGATTGCGATCCGCTTTGGAACCACAAGGCTGATTGCGCATTCCCCAGCGCGACCCAGAACGAGATTAACGAAAAGGATGCCGCGAACCTGCTCAAGAACGGCGTCTACGTTGTCTCCGAGGGTGCGAATATGCCGACAGTTCCTGGTGGGGTCGAGCACTTCATCGAAGCCAAGATCCTCTACGGTCCCGGCAAAGCCGCCAACGCGGGTGGCGTCGCGGTATCCGGGCTCGAGATGAGCCAGAACAGCCTGCGGTTGAGCTGGACGCGCGAGGAAGTCGACAAGCGCCTCCAAGGCATCATGAAGAACATCCACGCCGCGTGCGTCGCCGCCTCCGCTGAATTCGGAACTCCCGGCAACTACGTGAACGGCGCCAACATCGCCGGCTTCCTCAAGGTCGCCGACACGATGCTGGATCAGGGTGTTGTGTAA